The following proteins are co-located in the Brevibacillus laterosporus DSM 25 genome:
- a CDS encoding amino acid permease, which translates to MTTKKWGAWMLTAIVVGNMVGSGIFMLPGSLARLASPLAVTLAWLLTGFGVLLIGLVFGNLAIRRPDLTAGPQSYASALFRNPRRGKVFGFTIAWGYWVANWSGNVAIITTFAGYLSTFFPIMKQTSVLFQIGSFPVETGKLITFLVCTIYLWGTHFILCRNTLVAGRLNFMATATKVIGFVFFMVAALSIFQWSMMGSFYYPMSEAGSTVEHGLLEQINLAAISTLWAFVGIESASILSARARSQRDVKIATILGLVIVVFIYVLITLLTMGVLPVEALRHSDKPLADALVAIMGPTGGIVLALLAIFSLMGTTIGWILVGSEVSYQAAQAGMFPKIFEKTNQHGSPAQALLITNLCTQLFVFSTISNTIAGAFTFVITVATLAYLIPYIVSALYQLKLVYTGETYRIGETRTRVLDGCVGILATLYSLWVIKTGIADLETLLLGMGLFFSAILIYPFAFKKSA; encoded by the coding sequence ATGACAACAAAAAAATGGGGAGCTTGGATGCTAACCGCCATTGTGGTAGGTAATATGGTGGGTTCAGGAATCTTTATGCTACCGGGTTCCTTAGCAAGACTAGCTAGTCCCTTAGCAGTCACCTTAGCATGGTTGCTTACCGGATTTGGAGTCTTATTAATTGGGCTCGTCTTTGGGAATTTAGCAATTCGTCGACCTGATCTTACTGCAGGCCCACAAAGTTATGCCTCTGCCTTGTTTCGCAATCCAAGACGGGGTAAAGTATTTGGTTTTACAATTGCTTGGGGTTATTGGGTAGCGAATTGGTCAGGAAATGTAGCGATTATCACAACATTTGCCGGATATCTTTCCACCTTTTTCCCTATCATGAAACAAACGAGCGTTTTATTTCAAATTGGCTCTTTTCCGGTTGAAACGGGAAAACTAATCACCTTTTTAGTCTGTACGATCTACTTATGGGGGACACATTTCATTTTATGCCGTAACACCCTAGTAGCCGGCAGACTTAATTTTATGGCAACAGCCACAAAAGTGATCGGATTTGTCTTTTTCATGGTTGCTGCTCTTTCCATTTTCCAATGGTCTATGATGGGTTCGTTCTATTATCCGATGTCTGAAGCTGGTTCTACAGTAGAGCATGGATTACTTGAACAAATCAATCTAGCCGCTATTTCAACGCTATGGGCATTTGTGGGAATAGAGTCTGCTTCGATTCTATCAGCACGAGCTCGCTCTCAGCGAGATGTAAAAATAGCTACCATCCTTGGATTAGTAATTGTTGTTTTTATTTATGTATTAATCACATTACTGACCATGGGGGTGCTACCTGTAGAAGCACTTCGTCATTCAGATAAACCACTAGCAGATGCACTCGTTGCTATTATGGGACCTACTGGAGGCATTGTGTTGGCTCTACTAGCGATTTTCTCCCTAATGGGGACAACTATTGGCTGGATTTTAGTAGGTTCTGAGGTATCTTATCAAGCAGCTCAAGCAGGGATGTTCCCTAAAATCTTTGAAAAAACGAATCAACATGGTAGTCCGGCTCAAGCCCTATTAATTACCAATTTATGCACACAGCTCTTTGTCTTCTCCACCATTTCTAACACGATCGCAGGTGCGTTTACCTTTGTCATCACGGTAGCAACCCTAGCTTATCTGATTCCGTATATTGTATCTGCCCTCTATCAACTGAAGTTGGTTTATACGGGTGAAACTTATCGTATAGGTGAAACACGGACAAGGGTGCTGGATGGTTGCGTTGGAATTTTAGCAACGCTTTACTCATTGTGGGTGATTAAAACAGGAATAGCAGATTTAGAAACACTTTTACTGGGGATGGGACTTTTCTTTAGTGCTATTTTAATCTATCCATTCGCTTTTAAGAAATCAGCTTGA
- the mnmA gene encoding tRNA 2-thiouridine(34) synthase MnmA has translation MKKPEDTRVVVGMSGGVDSSVTALLLKEQGYDVIGIFMKNWDDTDEFGHCTAEEDYHDVRRVCDQIGIPYYTVNFEKEYMDKVFSYFLDEYKSGRTPNPDVMCNREIKFGEFLNKVMDLGADYVATGHYARVELRDGEYKLLRGVDENKDQTYFLNQLGQKQLAKTLFPIGHLPKKQVREIADRAGLATAKKKDSTGICFIGERNFREFLQNYLPAKPGKIETTDGEVIGSHDGLMYYTLGQRQGLGIGGGAGEGLPWFVVDKDLERNVLIVGQGSNHPWLYSSYLIAEQVKWVSDEPKEDVLTCMAKFRYRQPDQQVTVRRIENGTYKVEFAEPQKAVTPGQAVVFYQGEECLGGGTIDKVYIDAKEAAKANAQA, from the coding sequence ATGAAAAAACCTGAAGATACACGTGTCGTTGTCGGGATGTCCGGTGGGGTCGATTCTTCCGTGACCGCTTTGCTTCTCAAGGAACAAGGCTACGACGTAATCGGCATCTTCATGAAGAACTGGGACGATACGGACGAATTTGGTCATTGTACAGCAGAAGAGGATTATCATGATGTGCGCCGTGTATGTGACCAAATAGGTATACCTTACTATACAGTTAATTTTGAGAAAGAATATATGGATAAGGTATTCTCCTATTTTTTAGATGAATATAAAAGTGGACGAACACCTAATCCAGATGTAATGTGTAACCGAGAGATTAAGTTCGGTGAATTCTTGAACAAAGTCATGGACTTGGGTGCTGACTATGTAGCAACGGGTCACTATGCGCGTGTGGAACTACGTGATGGTGAATATAAATTGCTAAGAGGCGTTGACGAAAATAAAGATCAAACCTACTTTTTGAATCAATTGGGTCAGAAACAATTAGCTAAGACCCTGTTTCCGATTGGACATTTACCAAAAAAGCAAGTTCGTGAAATTGCTGATCGAGCAGGTCTTGCTACAGCTAAGAAAAAAGATAGCACAGGCATCTGCTTTATCGGAGAACGTAATTTCCGTGAGTTCCTCCAAAACTATCTGCCTGCGAAACCAGGCAAGATTGAAACAACAGATGGAGAGGTTATCGGAAGCCACGATGGCTTGATGTACTACACATTAGGACAACGACAAGGTCTTGGCATTGGTGGAGGAGCAGGAGAAGGACTGCCATGGTTTGTAGTTGACAAGGATTTAGAGAGAAACGTTCTCATTGTCGGACAAGGCTCTAACCATCCTTGGCTTTACTCATCTTATCTGATCGCTGAACAAGTGAAGTGGGTAAGTGATGAGCCAAAAGAAGATGTATTGACCTGCATGGCTAAATTCCGTTATCGTCAACCGGATCAACAGGTTACGGTTCGTCGCATTGAAAATGGTACCTACAAGGTCGAATTTGCAGAACCACAAAAAGCGGTAACTCCTGGGCAAGCAGTTGTCTTTTACCAAGGTGAAGAGTGCCTGGGTGGGGGTACCATTGATAAGGTATATATAGATGCGAAGGAAGCGGCAAAAGCTAACGCACAAGCTTAG
- the tlp gene encoding small acid-soluble spore protein Tlp produces the protein MAKPDDRSDNVAKLKQMIENTQQNISETKDYLQAHGDEISNKERSDLENKNARRENSLDSFSSEVEDELQ, from the coding sequence ATGGCAAAACCAGACGATCGTTCTGACAATGTCGCAAAGCTAAAACAAATGATCGAAAACACACAACAAAATATTAGCGAGACAAAAGATTACCTGCAAGCGCATGGGGACGAAATCTCCAATAAGGAACGCTCAGACCTAGAAAATAAAAACGCTCGTCGTGAAAACAGTTTAGATTCTTTCAGTTCCGAGGTTGAAGACGAACTGCAATAA